The window ttaccactCGGTCTCTCTTATTAATCGTGTGATACAATGCAACCTCTTTTTATTACATGGTCTTTCTTATGTTTGTTTCAATGTTAGTGTTTGTGTGTGGATGATATAATTAAGCGCAATAACCATTATATCTAGAATGAGCTAGTTTGACTAATAAGTTGGATTAATTAGGTTAGAAAAGAGCAATTGACACAATAGTGTACATCTTATATCAGATCTACATTTGCAATTGCCTATAATATCATCGGCTTATATATGACATCAAAGATTGCGAGAATCTACAAGTGTGCATTCAAATTCAAACTAATCAGGACCAGAAGGAACCAGAAAACATCTCCATTTGTCTTGTTTTTATTTAGAGAGATTGAAATGTAAAGAAATTGACAGAAACAGAGTGAGTTGCGAAAGAAtataaacaagaaacaaaagaataatTAAGTAAAGCtaaaagagtttagaatcatTATCTTCTTGACACCATCTCCGTGTGGTGTTTTATGAGTAACTCATTCATTTGAGCAATCTGCTGCAAAAGCTGAACTATCCTCTGTgccaaaacaataaaatataattatgtaagtCACATTGTCTCTTAGACATTTCATCGAACAGTTCGtatgcagaaaaaaaaaagtgaacaaATACGTACCTCGTCTCTCTCTTTGATCACATCTCGAAGTTGACCCGTGGTTTCTCCATTGACACGTCTCCGACGAACTCGTACACGCATCCACCACCAGATAGCAACGGCGAGGACGGGATAAAACGGTCGGAGAGTCGTTGAGAACCATGCCAACACATTCTTTAACTTGGAGTACGCTCGTACAAGAAGAAGCTCCCACCAATGTCGGAGCACGTCATCAGCTTCACGGTACAAGACCTTCCTCGGCGGCGGAGATTCCCCGCCTCGTTTCGAACCTGTCAACGGCGGCGATTGTCCGTCTGAATCAGATTTTTCTTCGGTTGTTTCCGACGGAAGCTTCTGGTAAAACTCACACGGAGAGAGCGGCGGTTGTCCGTCTGAATCGGAAGGAGACAGggaaaaggaagaagaggaagcagaGCCTCTCGAGGAAGAAGACGGGGATTCGGATTCAGACGATGGAGATTCGAGGTATCTGTTATCGAATTCGGAGACGGAGACGGAAGAAGCGAGCTGGAGATTCTCGTGGTTGACCGGCGGGAAGACGAGACGGTCGCCCTTGGCGAAAATTGGCGATTCTCTGATGACAACCATTGACGAAATAGGATTCAATGGCTTAATCAGGTGTTGCTCACAGTAAAGAGATTCATCTTCTGCCATTTGATTTGAGCTGGTAGGGTTATAGATTACGCGAGGGAGAGAGGATGCGTGggggaagaagacgaagaaggcAATCCATGAAAGTTTTCAAACCTTTGGGATCCCAAGAACACGAGATTTGTGTTCTGTTTGCTTATTCGTTGGTTTACTTTtgtctttattttattaaatgtcgACGTCACATTCGCACGTGCCGCGTAACGCTCTTCTTTCTTGTGTGCGTTTGCGTTTTACTTCATATCGATCAGaatcaaagaaagaagaagctagTAGGTTGTTATTTATCAGATGTCTTGAGCTAGTTTGGTCTCATGTGCTTTCAAAGGTATTtaaagaacattgatatcgtgTAGATACAAAGTTACACACTACTACATCTCACTCTCTCTACCTGAAACCTATACAACATTTCAATCTATCAAAACTTCCTCTAATAATCAGGAAAAGCAAAGAATGTACAAGTTAGAATTAATCAATATGGTGTCACTCATGTTAACGTGAGAGTGGAGGAAAGACCTGCCTCTACATCTTCT of the Brassica rapa cultivar Chiifu-401-42 chromosome A03, CAAS_Brap_v3.01, whole genome shotgun sequence genome contains:
- the LOC103855742 gene encoding uncharacterized protein LOC103855742 encodes the protein MAEDESLYCEQHLIKPLNPISSMVVIRESPIFAKGDRLVFPPVNHENLQLASSVSVSEFDNRYLESPSSESESPSSSSRGSASSSSFSLSPSDSDGQPPLSPCEFYQKLPSETTEEKSDSDGQSPPLTGSKRGGESPPPRKVLYREADDVLRHWWELLLVRAYSKLKNVLAWFSTTLRPFYPVLAVAIWWWMRVRVRRRRVNGETTGQLRDVIKERDERIVQLLQQIAQMNELLIKHHTEMVSRR